Proteins found in one Microbacterium sp. LWS13-1.2 genomic segment:
- a CDS encoding MarR family transcriptional regulator — MLTRVVDLPTWLLSRANARAQELLQRAFAPFELRPVHYRTLAVLDEHGGVSQVEIGRHLDLDRKDVAVALDNLSAHQLVRREPDPADGRRNIVNVTDAGRELLPRLEEALAAAQRDVVAPLSGEEGERLVALLRKLQPSAR; from the coding sequence GTGCTGACTCGAGTCGTCGACCTGCCCACCTGGCTGCTCAGCCGAGCGAACGCGCGCGCGCAGGAGCTCCTGCAGCGCGCCTTCGCACCCTTCGAGCTGCGGCCCGTGCACTACCGCACGCTGGCGGTGCTCGACGAGCACGGGGGAGTGAGTCAGGTCGAGATCGGTCGCCATCTCGATCTCGACCGCAAGGACGTCGCTGTCGCACTGGACAACCTGTCGGCCCATCAGCTGGTCCGACGTGAGCCGGATCCGGCAGACGGGCGCCGCAACATCGTCAACGTGACCGATGCGGGCCGAGAACTCCTGCCGCGGCTGGAGGAAGCACTGGCAGCTGCACAGCGGGACGTCGTCGCGCCGCTGTCCGGCGAAGAGGGGGAGAGGCTGGTCGCGCTACTCAGGAAGCTGCAGCCCTCTGCGAGGTAG